One genomic window of Leptospira paudalimensis includes the following:
- the gltX gene encoding glutamate--tRNA ligase → MTEVRTRFAPSPSGFLHVGGARTALFNYLYAKAKKGKFLLRIEDTDQDRSTEASFKIILESLKWLGMEWDEGPGVGGPNGPYTQSERIHIYKEYTDKLIQEKKAYRCFCTADELEGKKKQADAMGIPYIYDGKCSDLSDAEIHSQLEKKTPFTVRFKTPHKIVIVDDMIQGKVKFESKLIGDFIIVKSDGFPSYNYAVVIDDALMNITHVIRGVGHLSNTPRQILIFEAFGFPLPRFAHASEIVGTDGKKLSKRAGATSVLAFRDLGYSSETMRNYMALLGWTSPDGKEYMSDDELCSVFDVERCSKSPATFDVFKKLKEEEKETVDFNKLSLLGLAEYLNPKSKLNWMSNKYIRDAKIETLGKALEPFLKDCQIPDAYKSGENPQLLSILDSVRVYLDRLIQAPPYIEEFFLENVSFENDEAKQLVSEGKGIEVVTHFYHMVKGSSLTTPDTYKEIMAKVGEVTGEKGRTLFMPIRAITTGKSHGLELPILFSLLGQEKMVKRMEQLAGSLGISLR, encoded by the coding sequence ATGACAGAAGTTCGTACCCGTTTTGCCCCATCCCCTTCCGGATTCCTCCACGTTGGTGGAGCAAGGACTGCTCTATTTAATTATTTATATGCAAAGGCAAAAAAAGGGAAATTTTTACTTCGGATCGAAGACACAGACCAAGACAGATCCACAGAAGCATCCTTCAAAATCATCTTAGAATCACTCAAATGGCTAGGAATGGAATGGGACGAAGGTCCTGGAGTTGGTGGACCTAACGGGCCTTATACTCAATCAGAACGAATCCATATCTACAAAGAATACACAGACAAACTCATCCAAGAAAAAAAAGCTTATCGATGTTTTTGTACGGCAGATGAACTAGAAGGCAAAAAAAAACAAGCAGATGCAATGGGGATTCCTTACATCTATGATGGAAAATGTTCTGATTTAAGTGACGCAGAAATTCATTCACAACTAGAGAAAAAAACTCCCTTTACAGTTCGGTTCAAAACACCTCACAAAATTGTGATCGTAGATGATATGATCCAAGGCAAAGTAAAGTTTGAATCAAAACTCATTGGTGATTTTATCATCGTAAAGTCGGATGGATTCCCTTCGTATAACTATGCTGTGGTGATCGATGATGCACTGATGAACATCACTCATGTAATCCGAGGTGTTGGCCATCTTTCCAATACACCAAGACAAATTTTAATTTTTGAAGCATTTGGCTTCCCTCTCCCACGATTTGCACATGCCAGCGAAATTGTTGGAACAGATGGTAAAAAACTATCCAAACGAGCTGGTGCCACATCTGTCCTTGCGTTCCGTGATTTAGGATACTCAAGTGAAACGATGCGGAACTACATGGCACTCCTTGGATGGACTTCCCCCGACGGAAAAGAATACATGAGTGATGATGAATTGTGTTCTGTCTTTGATGTGGAACGTTGTTCGAAATCTCCTGCAACCTTCGATGTATTCAAAAAACTCAAAGAAGAAGAAAAAGAAACTGTCGACTTCAATAAACTTTCCTTACTTGGCCTTGCTGAATACCTAAACCCAAAATCAAAACTCAATTGGATGTCCAATAAGTACATCCGTGATGCAAAAATTGAAACTCTTGGCAAAGCACTCGAACCATTTTTAAAAGACTGCCAAATCCCTGACGCGTATAAGTCAGGTGAGAACCCACAACTCCTTTCCATCTTGGATTCGGTTCGTGTGTATTTGGACAGACTCATCCAAGCCCCTCCTTACATTGAAGAATTCTTTTTAGAGAATGTCAGTTTCGAAAATGACGAAGCCAAACAATTGGTGTCCGAAGGCAAAGGAATAGAAGTCGTCACTCACTTTTACCATATGGTCAAAGGAAGTTCTCTCACCACTCCTGATACATACAAAGAAATAATGGCAAAAGTTGGCGAAGTGACTGGCGAAAAAGGAAGGACTCTTTTTATGCCAATTCGTGCGATCACGACAGGTAAGTCACATGGATTGGAACTTCCTATCCTCTTTAGCCTACTGGGACAAGAGAAGATGGTCAAACGTATGGAACAATTGGCAGGTTCCTTAGGTATTTCACTTAGGTAA
- a CDS encoding ATP-binding protein, protein MTAPSEVIPYLLSPSPGSYAMFLPPDMSSVKQFRCELRRTLEDNGFSSDNIMQIELAADEALTNAVAANVSCDCDETIICRWRIDSAKFTLYILDYGSGLSGESPVPDNDKELLRSNQSQCFSTFLDHIKNHQSKKPETLPYNGSGQKHKNMGKGLKIINAMMDSVKVMFHGEGMVDEAPAGFKVMGSIVALEYDRSKHL, encoded by the coding sequence TTGACAGCACCATCTGAAGTGATTCCCTATCTGTTAAGCCCTTCGCCAGGTTCATACGCCATGTTCCTGCCTCCCGATATGTCCTCTGTCAAACAATTCCGCTGTGAATTAAGACGAACGTTAGAAGACAATGGGTTCAGTTCTGACAACATCATGCAAATTGAACTCGCAGCCGACGAAGCACTCACCAATGCCGTTGCTGCCAATGTATCTTGTGACTGTGATGAGACCATCATCTGCCGTTGGCGGATTGATTCTGCAAAGTTCACTTTGTACATTTTGGATTATGGATCAGGTTTATCGGGTGAGTCACCCGTTCCAGACAATGACAAAGAACTTTTGCGTTCCAACCAATCCCAATGTTTTTCAACCTTCCTCGATCACATCAAAAACCACCAAAGCAAAAAACCAGAAACCCTTCCTTATAATGGTTCCGGCCAAAAACATAAGAACATGGGAAAAGGATTGAAAATAATCAATGCCATGATGGACTCCGTTAAAGTAATGTTTCACGGAGAAGGAATGGTAGACGAAGCACCTGCTGGATTCAAAGTTATGGGATCCATCGTCGCTCTCGAATACGACCGTTCCAAACACTTATAA
- a CDS encoding glycosyltransferase: protein MILHINTSREWRGGEQQLYYLVQGLANYKIPQMVVGQPGSPLETKCKDNGYEFVPIEMRGEWDRKAYKNIRSLCLSKNIKLIHTHTAHAHTLALLAKRNHLNIPLIVSRRVDFKPKTSFFSRWKYQHPANDYYLPVSQKIKEVMISSKIAPERIITVYSGIDLKRFSKPTAHEYLREEFQIPKKAVIIGNVAALVDHKDQETLIHAISKMKTNLDFRLLIVGEGKLEKKLKTLTESLNLNDKIIFTGYRKDIPALLSLFDIFTLTSKEEGLGTAVLDAMACSLPIVATNGGGIGEMLDHNEGAFVCPVGDSEVIAQGLDKLVSSEDLREQFGNFNKTSVKRFSVTKTIDKTKLIYYSFLGDSLYGEGK from the coding sequence TTGATCCTACATATCAACACTTCTCGCGAATGGCGCGGTGGAGAACAACAGCTTTATTATCTCGTTCAAGGTTTGGCAAATTACAAAATCCCACAAATGGTAGTGGGTCAACCAGGTTCTCCACTCGAAACAAAATGTAAAGACAATGGATACGAATTTGTTCCCATTGAGATGCGTGGAGAATGGGACAGAAAAGCATATAAGAATATTCGATCTCTCTGTTTATCCAAAAATATCAAATTAATCCACACTCATACTGCACATGCACATACATTAGCATTGCTAGCCAAACGAAACCATCTCAATATTCCTCTCATCGTATCAAGGAGAGTGGATTTTAAACCAAAAACTAGTTTTTTCTCCAGATGGAAATACCAACACCCAGCTAACGATTATTACCTTCCCGTTTCTCAAAAAATTAAAGAAGTAATGATCAGTAGCAAAATTGCTCCAGAAAGGATCATCACTGTTTATTCTGGGATTGATCTCAAACGATTTTCAAAACCCACTGCACATGAATACTTACGTGAAGAGTTTCAAATTCCCAAAAAAGCGGTGATCATTGGAAATGTGGCTGCCCTTGTTGACCACAAAGACCAAGAAACCTTAATACATGCCATCTCTAAGATGAAAACAAATTTGGATTTTCGGCTTTTAATTGTGGGCGAAGGGAAACTAGAAAAAAAACTAAAAACACTCACCGAAAGTTTAAACCTAAATGATAAGATTATTTTCACTGGATATAGAAAGGATATTCCCGCCTTACTTTCCTTATTCGATATATTTACACTCACGTCAAAGGAAGAAGGACTTGGGACTGCTGTTTTAGACGCAATGGCTTGTAGTTTGCCTATTGTCGCAACCAATGGTGGTGGGATTGGAGAGATGTTGGATCATAACGAAGGTGCATTTGTTTGCCCTGTGGGAGATTCAGAAGTGATTGCCCAAGGTCTAGACAAACTTGTTTCTTCAGAAGACCTAAGGGAGCAATTCGGAAACTTCAATAAAACTTCTGTTAAACGATTTTCTGTTACAAAAACAATCGATAAAACTAAATTGATTTATTATTCCTTTTTAGGTGATTCCTTATACGGAGAAGGCAAATGA
- the polA gene encoding DNA polymerase I has protein sequence MSGRLLIIDGHALAFRAYFAFAASNLTNSKTGLPSGAIFGFWRMLFKLLQDEHVTHIAFTFDPGTRLERNDLYEEYKAHRKPMPEDLKPQIHKIYEMLQALEFPMYKINGIEADDIIGSLCKKFGKEFEEIVILSSDKDLYQVLDKNIHMLRGKRGVSEFEKIDPKWVKANIGITKEQVPDYMGLLGDASDNIPGVKGIGEKGAAKLIQEFGDLETIYKKIDKVKNKSLIDKLIAEKENAFLSRKLATIVTNLKLDIKKSDLKLPNYHDPKKVQYFKDEGYNVLHRDLAKQAGIPIVSDVDTKEESPAAKKSSKGKKETITEVSSDGSKKGKSAVSTTAVVAKKSYKRIQSIDELKKIISKLNPKKPLSIDTETTSQDPMMAEILGISFSEEPGVAYYIAFSHSESIYSHLLPSAEETLKILKPMLEDSIWKKLGQNIKYDLLVFRNYGIELKGIYFDTMLASYLLNPGERRHNMDDMAVDYLNYKTITYEELVGTGKKKQNLYDIDPDKVSEYACEDADITLQLHNTLAPKMEEGIHKKLFYEMEMPVLLTLADMEFEGIAVDKKYFESLSVTFDTKIKEHEKNIHFYAGRQFNVNSTKELQTVLFEDLRLPAEKKTQTGYSTDHSVLESLQGTHPIIDDLLAIRKFSKLKSTYTDTLPTLVNPKTNRIHTSYNQTIAATGRLSSTNPNLQNIPIKDEEGRLLRKGFIAKKGFEILSLDYSQIELRIMAHFSNDPNMIDAYKSGADIHKRTAAGIFGVSEDQVTPDMRNKAKVVNFSVIYGVTSFGLSNNLRISRKEAKEFIEKYFAAYKGVATYMEEIVEFCKENGYVETLLGRRRYLPDIHSTHKMVSEGAKRVAINSPIQGTSADMIKLAMIRIHEKIKKESFRSKLLLQVHDELVFEVDPKEKKEFYQMAKEEMESAMKLKVPIVAQGKFGGNWDEAH, from the coding sequence ATGAGTGGGAGACTATTAATCATTGATGGGCATGCACTTGCCTTTCGGGCTTATTTTGCATTTGCAGCTTCGAATCTAACCAATTCCAAAACTGGATTACCCAGTGGTGCTATTTTTGGATTTTGGAGGATGCTATTTAAACTGCTCCAAGATGAACATGTCACCCATATTGCTTTCACATTTGATCCAGGCACAAGGTTAGAAAGAAACGATCTTTATGAAGAATACAAAGCGCATAGAAAACCTATGCCAGAGGATTTAAAACCTCAAATTCATAAAATTTATGAAATGTTACAAGCGTTGGAATTTCCCATGTATAAAATCAATGGAATCGAAGCAGATGATATCATTGGTTCCTTATGCAAAAAATTTGGGAAAGAATTTGAAGAGATTGTCATCCTTTCAAGTGATAAAGATTTATACCAAGTATTAGACAAAAACATACACATGTTACGTGGGAAACGGGGTGTATCTGAATTTGAAAAAATAGATCCCAAGTGGGTGAAGGCAAATATTGGGATCACAAAAGAACAAGTTCCTGATTATATGGGACTTCTAGGTGATGCTTCTGACAATATTCCTGGCGTAAAAGGGATTGGAGAAAAAGGTGCCGCAAAACTCATCCAAGAATTTGGAGATTTAGAAACCATTTACAAAAAAATTGATAAGGTCAAAAACAAATCACTTATCGATAAACTCATTGCTGAAAAAGAAAATGCATTTTTATCCAGGAAACTGGCAACCATTGTAACCAATCTCAAACTAGACATCAAAAAGTCGGATCTAAAATTACCAAACTACCATGACCCCAAAAAAGTTCAGTATTTTAAGGATGAAGGTTACAATGTCCTCCATCGTGATTTAGCAAAACAAGCAGGGATTCCCATTGTAAGTGATGTTGATACAAAAGAAGAATCTCCTGCGGCCAAAAAATCATCGAAAGGAAAAAAAGAAACAATCACAGAAGTTTCTTCAGATGGATCCAAAAAAGGAAAATCTGCTGTTTCCACGACTGCAGTTGTCGCCAAAAAGTCATACAAACGAATTCAGTCCATTGATGAATTAAAAAAGATCATCTCAAAACTTAACCCTAAAAAACCATTATCTATCGATACTGAAACAACCTCACAAGACCCGATGATGGCAGAAATACTTGGTATCTCTTTTTCAGAAGAACCAGGTGTTGCTTATTACATTGCATTTTCGCATTCAGAATCTATTTACAGCCACCTTCTCCCTTCAGCAGAAGAAACACTTAAGATACTCAAACCGATGTTAGAGGATTCAATATGGAAAAAATTAGGCCAAAACATTAAATACGATCTCCTTGTATTTAGAAATTATGGGATTGAATTAAAAGGCATTTACTTTGATACAATGCTTGCTTCCTATCTCTTAAATCCAGGAGAACGACGCCATAATATGGACGATATGGCAGTCGATTACCTAAACTACAAAACTATCACTTACGAAGAGTTAGTTGGCACTGGAAAAAAGAAACAAAATCTCTACGATATTGATCCAGACAAAGTATCCGAATATGCCTGTGAAGATGCGGACATTACCTTACAACTTCATAATACTCTTGCACCTAAAATGGAAGAAGGCATACATAAAAAACTGTTTTATGAAATGGAAATGCCAGTACTACTTACATTGGCTGATATGGAATTTGAAGGAATTGCCGTAGACAAAAAATACTTCGAATCATTGTCAGTTACCTTTGATACCAAAATCAAAGAACATGAAAAAAACATTCATTTTTATGCGGGAAGACAGTTTAATGTTAATTCAACAAAAGAATTGCAAACAGTTTTATTTGAAGACTTACGACTGCCTGCTGAGAAAAAAACGCAAACAGGGTATTCAACTGACCATTCGGTTTTAGAATCTCTACAAGGTACTCATCCCATCATCGATGATTTATTGGCAATTCGTAAATTCTCAAAATTAAAATCCACTTATACGGATACATTGCCAACACTTGTGAATCCAAAAACCAATCGGATCCACACAAGTTATAACCAAACCATTGCAGCAACGGGAAGACTCTCTTCTACCAATCCAAACTTACAAAACATTCCCATCAAAGATGAAGAAGGAAGGTTGTTACGGAAAGGGTTTATTGCGAAAAAAGGTTTTGAAATCCTTTCCCTTGATTATAGTCAAATTGAACTTCGCATCATGGCTCATTTCTCTAATGATCCCAATATGATTGATGCATACAAATCGGGAGCCGACATTCACAAACGAACAGCAGCAGGTATTTTTGGAGTTTCGGAAGACCAAGTAACTCCCGATATGCGAAACAAAGCAAAAGTGGTGAATTTTTCTGTGATTTATGGTGTTACATCTTTTGGTTTATCTAATAATTTGAGAATCAGCCGAAAAGAAGCAAAAGAGTTTATTGAAAAATACTTTGCCGCTTACAAAGGTGTTGCCACTTATATGGAAGAGATTGTTGAGTTCTGCAAAGAAAATGGATATGTAGAAACCTTACTTGGTCGTAGGCGTTACCTTCCCGATATCCACTCTACCCATAAAATGGTAAGTGAAGGTGCCAAACGAGTTGCGATCAATTCCCCAATCCAAGGGACGTCGGCCGATATGATCAAATTGGCTATGATTCGGATCCATGAAAAAATCAAAAAAGAATCCTTTCGATCCAAACTTTTATTACAAGTGCATGATGAACTCGTATTTGAGGTAGATCCGAAAGAAAAAAAAGAATTTTACCAAATGGCAAAAGAAGAAATGGAATCTGCAATGAAACTCAAAGTTCCAATTGTCGCACAAGGGAAGTTTGGTGGAAATTGGGATGAAGCACATTAG
- a CDS encoding glycosyltransferase family protein, translated as MKHIRSSLGLLFFFVVYLWNFSIVFQSNDLLGRFDWDLYTFHVEFLRKSFLDFGSFPLWNPYYGAGFPVWENPSSKLGSFTHLLAILFPSLTALKLSYIFYFVLAGGFNYHSFQLYNKSSKLTTTIFVCFFQFSGYFFQKFYAGHMNQVQGLFLPAFVFYFLYTIQNKSKWISFVVILIAYILLSEGAIYTITQITFLLFFLSGWEIYKSSNPTKSFIQFSKVVLLILVVLSFKWIPMFLFVHQVGRYFVPDQFPLSISDLYPIFFGTSQHPLLSQSLSQMQYRYWEYGNYLGQIPFYAFPLLLFTKRRFYFVLGLLGITIWIMLGKTSIFSPANLLEHLPIYSQERVYPRWSLSVVFLYGWCLVNCLDSILELIRPKFKTYVSISLLILLFIHTLDVRKMNTKYLDEIFILQPPSESIHNEESYPITISSLPDYGSDSRMLPALRANVSINDIYENLTYNFLNDTYDSKNYHGEFFLSPSLQSVKPTNWEPDSFTFGPLPKGQFLVINQKFHPGFTVSNSDSKPCSWNGYLAVPIQTNIESLRLKYSLLDSFRFYDAKKESQNCSV; from the coding sequence ATGAAGCACATTAGGTCGAGTTTAGGCCTTTTATTCTTTTTTGTTGTCTACCTTTGGAACTTTTCGATTGTTTTCCAATCAAACGATTTACTAGGTCGTTTTGATTGGGACTTGTATACATTTCATGTTGAGTTTTTACGGAAATCGTTTTTAGACTTTGGTAGTTTTCCACTATGGAATCCGTATTATGGAGCTGGTTTTCCTGTTTGGGAAAATCCTTCGAGTAAATTAGGAAGTTTCACACATCTTCTTGCGATTCTATTTCCAAGCCTTACTGCTTTAAAACTAAGTTACATATTTTATTTTGTACTCGCAGGAGGATTCAATTACCATTCCTTCCAATTATATAACAAATCTTCAAAACTCACGACAACAATCTTTGTTTGTTTTTTTCAATTCTCAGGGTATTTTTTTCAAAAATTCTATGCTGGACATATGAACCAAGTCCAAGGTTTGTTTTTGCCAGCGTTTGTTTTTTATTTTTTATACACCATTCAAAATAAAAGCAAGTGGATTTCCTTTGTTGTCATCCTTATCGCCTATATTTTGTTATCTGAAGGTGCGATTTATACAATCACACAAATTACTTTTTTATTATTTTTCTTAAGTGGTTGGGAAATTTACAAATCAAGCAATCCAACAAAATCATTTATCCAGTTTTCTAAAGTAGTATTATTGATTCTTGTTGTTCTTTCCTTTAAATGGATTCCTATGTTTTTATTTGTCCACCAAGTAGGAAGGTATTTTGTTCCCGATCAATTCCCACTATCCATTTCTGATTTATATCCTATCTTCTTTGGAACTTCCCAACACCCACTGCTTTCCCAATCCTTATCACAAATGCAATACCGTTATTGGGAATACGGGAACTATCTTGGCCAAATTCCTTTTTATGCGTTTCCACTATTATTATTCACCAAACGACGGTTTTATTTTGTATTAGGGTTACTTGGAATTACGATTTGGATCATGTTAGGTAAAACCTCGATCTTTTCCCCCGCAAACCTTTTAGAACACTTACCTATCTACTCCCAGGAACGAGTGTATCCCAGGTGGAGTCTCAGCGTAGTTTTTTTGTATGGGTGGTGTTTGGTAAACTGTTTAGATTCAATTTTGGAATTGATTCGTCCAAAATTTAAAACCTATGTTTCCATTTCACTATTAATCCTATTATTCATTCACACACTCGATGTACGAAAAATGAATACTAAGTATTTGGATGAAATTTTTATCTTACAACCTCCTTCTGAATCCATTCATAATGAGGAAAGTTATCCGATCACAATCAGTTCTCTTCCTGATTATGGCTCTGACTCCAGGATGTTACCGGCACTTAGAGCAAATGTATCGATCAATGACATTTATGAAAACCTTACTTATAACTTTTTGAATGATACTTATGATTCCAAAAATTACCATGGAGAATTTTTTCTAAGTCCATCCCTCCAATCAGTCAAACCCACAAACTGGGAACCAGACAGTTTTACCTTTGGCCCTCTCCCCAAAGGACAATTCCTTGTGATCAACCAGAAATTCCATCCTGGTTTTACAGTGTCCAATTCAGATTCTAAGCCATGTTCATGGAACGGGTATTTGGCGGTTCCAATCCAAACAAATATTGAATCCTTAAGATTGAAGTATTCATTACTAGACTCTTTCAGATTTTACGATGCAAAGAAAGAATCGCAAAACTGTTCAGTATAG
- a CDS encoding GNAT family N-acetyltransferase, producing the protein MKPNTISKTERILEVRLAENQLEIERALALRYEVFNLEMGEGLPQSSATRKDRDEYDLYCHHLIVIDKSTEDKKIVGTYRILTRQNAKNGIGFYSENEFDITSIYNLPDEIAEVGRSCVHPEYRDGSVISLLWQGLAEFMNKHNVRYLMGCGSIHSTDASVASQSYGFLKAKDAIAPEEFRVYPNPDYVLPGFDANFHVEDPKSISKNIPPLLKGYLRVGAKICGIPALDSVFGTTDVFILFDRKEITERYAKHYMNA; encoded by the coding sequence ATGAAACCAAATACTATCAGTAAAACAGAACGAATCTTAGAAGTTCGTTTAGCAGAAAACCAACTTGAAATCGAAAGAGCACTTGCGTTACGTTATGAAGTGTTTAATCTAGAAATGGGAGAAGGTCTGCCACAATCTTCTGCAACCAGAAAAGATCGTGATGAGTATGACTTATACTGCCACCATTTAATCGTAATCGATAAATCGACAGAAGATAAAAAAATCGTTGGTACATATCGAATCCTCACTCGTCAAAATGCTAAAAACGGAATCGGTTTTTATAGCGAAAACGAATTTGATATCACATCTATTTACAACCTACCAGATGAAATAGCAGAAGTAGGACGTTCTTGTGTTCACCCTGAATACCGAGATGGTTCCGTAATATCTTTATTATGGCAAGGCCTTGCAGAGTTCATGAACAAACATAATGTGCGTTATCTCATGGGTTGTGGTTCCATCCACTCTACTGATGCATCTGTTGCATCACAGTCTTATGGATTTTTAAAAGCAAAAGATGCGATTGCACCAGAAGAATTTCGCGTGTATCCAAACCCTGACTACGTTCTCCCAGGTTTTGATGCAAATTTTCATGTAGAAGATCCTAAATCAATCTCCAAAAATATCCCTCCACTTTTGAAAGGATACCTCCGAGTGGGTGCTAAAATCTGTGGAATTCCTGCACTGGATTCTGTTTTTGGTACTACAGACGTGTTCATTCTTTTCGACCGCAAGGAAATTACGGAGAGATATGCGAAACACTATATGAATGCATGA
- a CDS encoding biliverdin-producing heme oxygenase: MSVAMMLREGTAQKHEETEKVPYIRAIFRGGLDAQTYTYQLESLHAVYQVMEDLYRQNKDNPILSKLYFPTLFREKALLEDISSFQKKFGTKLRGEVSKATQNYIDHIRKIANSKPELLVAQAYVRYLGDLSGGQAIKKVVAKTFGLEGNEGTAFYEFPEIEDLMAFKGIYRQNLDTLPLNDSQKTELLEEAKTTFDLNKFLFMELDSDLKQNIGMERYQTLLPAG, from the coding sequence ATGTCAGTTGCAATGATGTTACGAGAGGGGACGGCACAAAAACACGAGGAAACGGAAAAAGTACCTTACATCCGTGCGATTTTCCGAGGGGGATTGGACGCACAAACCTACACCTACCAATTGGAAAGTTTACATGCAGTGTACCAAGTCATGGAAGACCTCTACCGCCAAAATAAAGACAATCCCATCCTATCCAAATTGTACTTCCCAACCCTTTTTCGTGAAAAAGCCCTTTTAGAGGATATCTCCAGTTTTCAAAAGAAGTTTGGCACAAAACTTCGTGGTGAAGTCTCCAAAGCGACTCAAAACTACATCGATCATATTCGCAAAATTGCAAATTCCAAACCTGAACTTTTAGTCGCACAAGCTTACGTGCGTTATTTGGGAGATTTATCTGGTGGTCAGGCAATTAAAAAAGTAGTGGCAAAAACTTTTGGTCTGGAAGGGAATGAAGGAACTGCTTTTTATGAATTTCCAGAGATCGAAGATCTAATGGCATTTAAAGGAATTTATCGCCAAAATTTGGATACCTTACCTTTGAATGATTCACAAAAAACAGAACTACTAGAAGAAGCTAAAACTACGTTTGATTTGAATAAATTTTTGTTTATGGAACTTGATTCCGATCTAAAACAAAATATTGGAATGGAACGTTACCAAACTCTTCTACCAGCAGGTTAA
- a CDS encoding MFS transporter: MGFPYTLVTLVFLSMLPVTMIVPVVKDIVKDRLLGSNWEVAYFTSIPMLGSFLFAPVAGIISDRFKNRKYFISLFCFLDAGLFYLLTVVTDMGLFLFLRFLEGASHIFIIGLLLSSAADQENDPKNKRYYGKGILMGITGMFLSLGGAFGMPLGILGRSNPLLPFYVGSGILVFVGIMSLFMLKDKGIHKVKDFKLYDLKLAILENPFLFVPFLFNFIDRFTVGFIISSFNIHLRETLAFHPGMLGVFLGLVLFPMSLLSYPSALLSRKTGVLPLVLVGSTIYGVFLGLSGTTNDYWFLFIFLLICGVGAGVMFVPSMMLASKMSKPGLTATTMSAFTGVGSLGFMLGPIVSVQMQSVFNSLLPQEYSFSALSFFFGFLEIGLVFMTIPFFKKILSKINRIDEEREKITLANPDPIL, encoded by the coding sequence TTGGGATTCCCGTATACACTCGTAACTTTAGTATTTTTATCGATGTTGCCGGTCACAATGATTGTGCCCGTTGTCAAAGACATCGTAAAAGATCGTTTGCTCGGATCCAACTGGGAAGTTGCTTATTTCACAAGCATACCCATGTTAGGTTCTTTTTTATTTGCTCCTGTTGCGGGAATCATTTCTGATCGTTTTAAAAACAGAAAATACTTCATCAGTTTATTCTGTTTTTTGGACGCAGGATTATTTTATCTTTTAACTGTCGTTACGGATATGGGTTTATTTTTATTCCTTCGTTTTTTAGAAGGAGCATCCCACATCTTCATTATTGGATTACTTTTAAGTTCTGCTGCTGACCAGGAGAATGATCCTAAAAATAAACGTTATTATGGCAAAGGAATTCTGATGGGAATCACCGGTATGTTTTTATCCCTTGGTGGAGCATTTGGAATGCCTCTTGGAATTTTAGGTAGGAGTAATCCTTTATTACCTTTTTATGTTGGATCTGGTATATTAGTCTTTGTTGGAATCATGAGTTTATTCATGTTAAAAGACAAAGGAATTCATAAAGTAAAAGATTTTAAGTTATATGATTTAAAATTGGCTATATTAGAGAACCCATTCTTATTTGTTCCCTTTTTATTTAATTTTATCGATCGATTTACTGTTGGATTTATCATTTCCTCATTTAACATCCATTTGAGGGAAACATTAGCTTTTCACCCAGGGATGTTAGGTGTGTTTTTGGGACTTGTGCTTTTTCCGATGAGTTTATTGTCCTATCCTTCAGCCTTATTGTCTCGCAAAACAGGCGTTTTGCCACTCGTTTTAGTTGGCTCCACCATATACGGTGTGTTTTTAGGACTATCAGGAACAACTAATGATTATTGGTTTTTATTCATTTTTTTACTCATCTGTGGAGTTGGAGCTGGTGTGATGTTTGTACCTTCGATGATGCTTGCAAGTAAGATGTCAAAACCTGGACTCACAGCCACCACTATGTCGGCATTTACGGGAGTGGGTTCCCTTGGGTTTATGTTAGGTCCCATTGTTTCTGTGCAAATGCAGTCAGTTTTTAATTCCCTCTTACCCCAAGAATACAGTTTTTCTGCCCTTTCCTTCTTTTTTGGATTTTTAGAGATTGGACTTGTTTTTATGACAATTCCATTTTTTAAAAAGATTTTGAGTAAAATCAACCGAATCGATGAAGAAAGAGAAAAGATTACACTTGCCAATCCAGATCCAATCCTGTAG
- a CDS encoding LIC13410 family lipoprotein, with the protein MFKRLLILSTLTSVLFLVACSSGNKVQAGSTKVHPHTALRKLEIDMIKVGDGLVKTEAVLGKPTEKSIDPSGTVMTWYFAEDRDVPEQYYTLKEKPETVEKFLKLTFDPKNKITAKDFKL; encoded by the coding sequence ATGTTCAAACGATTATTGATCCTTAGTACACTTACATCCGTGTTATTCCTTGTTGCTTGTTCCTCAGGAAACAAAGTACAAGCAGGAAGCACAAAAGTTCACCCACACACTGCACTTCGCAAACTTGAAATTGATATGATCAAAGTAGGTGATGGATTGGTGAAAACAGAAGCAGTCCTTGGCAAACCAACTGAAAAATCAATTGATCCAAGTGGAACTGTCATGACTTGGTACTTTGCAGAAGACCGTGATGTTCCAGAACAATACTACACTCTCAAAGAAAAACCAGAAACAGTTGAGAAGTTTTTAAAGTTAACATTTGATCCTAAAAACAAAATCACTGCAAAAGACTTCAAACTATAA